One genomic region from Mesorhizobium terrae encodes:
- a CDS encoding putative quinol monooxygenase, whose protein sequence is MLLIVGTVRLPPEKLAEARPVMERMIMGSRAEFGCVEYSYAEDVLIPGRIHVKEIWRDQASLDAHFSSDHIKAWRAAWPTLGITDRNLVVYEIGTPRAT, encoded by the coding sequence ATGCTTCTGATTGTCGGCACCGTCCGCCTGCCGCCCGAAAAACTGGCCGAAGCGAGGCCCGTCATGGAGCGCATGATCATGGGGAGCCGCGCGGAATTCGGCTGCGTGGAATATTCCTACGCCGAGGACGTGCTGATCCCCGGACGCATCCATGTGAAGGAGATCTGGCGCGACCAGGCATCGCTCGACGCGCATTTTTCCTCCGATCACATCAAGGCCTGGCGCGCCGCCTGGCCGACGCTCGGCATCACCGACCGCAATCTCGTCGTCTACGAGATCGGAACGCCCCGGGCGACGTGA
- a CDS encoding MFS transporter yields the protein MGASSYRWVIVGAGALMTCVALGAMFSLAIFLEPISVDTNWSRAGISSAMTLNFLVMGVGGFMWGAATDRYGPRIVVLIGAVLLGLALVLASQVHTLLIFQMTYGVLVGLAASAFFAPMMVTTTAWFDKHRSLAVSLVSAGMGVAPMTISPFARWLITAYDWRTAMFAIGVMSWVLLIPAALLVRRAPQNLANDEAGSELASEGGGMTVGQALRSMQFLVLGMTFFACCMAHSGPIFHMVSYAMACGVAPMAAVSIYSVEGLAGLGGRLVFGVLGDRLGVKPVLVAGLLIQAAVIAAYLMVSKLGEFYALAVIFGGTYGGVMPLYAVLARDYFGPRILGTVFGAATMLSSLGMAFGPLAGGWVYDAYASYSWLFIGSAIVGLGAVAIALAFPPVQRQQLQPA from the coding sequence ATGGGTGCTTCTTCCTATCGTTGGGTGATCGTCGGCGCCGGCGCGCTGATGACCTGCGTCGCGCTCGGCGCGATGTTTTCGCTGGCAATCTTCCTCGAACCGATCTCGGTCGACACCAACTGGTCGCGCGCCGGCATTTCCAGCGCGATGACGCTGAATTTCCTCGTCATGGGGGTCGGCGGCTTCATGTGGGGCGCGGCCACCGACCGCTACGGCCCGCGCATCGTCGTGCTGATCGGCGCGGTCCTTCTGGGCCTGGCGCTCGTTCTGGCCAGCCAGGTGCACACACTGCTCATCTTCCAGATGACCTATGGCGTGCTGGTCGGGCTGGCGGCCAGCGCCTTCTTCGCGCCGATGATGGTCACCACCACGGCCTGGTTCGACAAGCACCGCAGCCTCGCGGTCTCGCTGGTCTCGGCCGGCATGGGTGTCGCGCCGATGACGATTTCGCCCTTCGCGCGCTGGCTGATCACCGCCTATGACTGGCGCACCGCCATGTTCGCCATCGGCGTGATGTCCTGGGTACTGCTCATCCCGGCGGCGCTTCTGGTGCGCCGCGCGCCGCAGAATCTGGCCAATGACGAAGCGGGCTCCGAACTGGCCAGCGAGGGCGGCGGCATGACCGTCGGCCAGGCGCTGCGGTCGATGCAGTTCCTGGTGCTGGGCATGACCTTCTTTGCCTGCTGCATGGCGCATTCCGGCCCGATCTTCCACATGGTCAGCTACGCCATGGCCTGCGGCGTGGCACCGATGGCGGCGGTGTCGATCTACAGCGTCGAAGGCCTCGCCGGTCTCGGCGGCCGGCTGGTGTTCGGCGTGCTGGGCGACCGGCTGGGCGTCAAGCCCGTGCTGGTCGCCGGCCTGCTCATCCAGGCGGCGGTGATCGCGGCCTATCTGATGGTCAGCAAGCTCGGCGAGTTCTACGCCCTCGCGGTGATCTTCGGCGGCACCTATGGCGGCGTCATGCCGCTCTATGCGGTGCTGGCGCGCGACTATTTCGGCCCGCGCATTCTAGGCACCGTCTTCGGTGCGGCCACCATGCTCTCCAGTCTCGGCATGGCCTTCGGTCCGCTGGCCGGCGGTTGGGTCTACGATGCCTATGCCAGCTATTCCTGGCTGTTCATCGGCTCGGCGATCGTCGGGCTGGGTGCGGTGGCCATCGCGCTGGCCTTTCCGCCGGTGCAGCGCCAGCAACTGCAGCCGGCTTGA